CCACGCCGGTACGGTTTTTCCCGATGTCACGGGATTACGTGCTGCAGCCGTTCCGGCCGGCCATTCATCTGGAAATCGATTACGCGAACGAGCTGAACGAACAGCAGTGCGCAGCTGTGACAGCGCCTCCCGGCCCCTCGCTCGTGATCGCCGGCGCGGGTTCAGGCAAGACACGAACGCTCACCTACCGCGTTGCGTATCTTCTCGAGCAGGGAATTCCGCCCGATCGCATCCTGCTCCTCACGTTCACGAACAAGGCCGCTCGGGAAATGATGCGGCGCGTCAGCGACTTGCTGGGGCAGGAATTGTCAGAGTTGTGGGGAGGAACGTTTCATTCCGTTGGCAATCGCGTGCTGCGCCTGCACGCTCCGCTGCTCGGATATCAGCGCGATTTCACAATCATGGACCGCGAGGATTCCAAGCATTTGATCACAACGTGCATCGCGGAGGCGGAGATTGATATCAAGGCAACGCGCTTTCCCAAGGCGGAAGTCCTGGGAGACATCTTTTCGATGGCGCTCAACATGCAGCAGGCCATTCCAGAACTTCTGCAGCACCAGTATGAACATTTCGAGGATCTTGCCGCCCAGGTTGAAAAGGTGCAGCAACACTATGTCGAGCGGAAGCGGACGGCGAACGCGATGGATTTTGATGACCTCCTGGCGCTCTGGCTCAAGCTGCTGCGCGAGCATGCGGATGTGAGGGAGCATTACCAGCGACGATTCCAATTTCTGCTTGTGGACGAATACCAGGACACAAACCGCCTGCAGAGCGACCTGATTGATCTCATTGCGGAGCGCAGCCGGAATGTGATGGTGGTGGGTGACGACGCGCAGAGCATTTACGCGTGGCGCGGCGCGAACTTCCAGAACATCCTGAAGTTCCCCGACCGCTACCCGGGCGCGCACATTTACAAGATCGAAACGAATTACCGCAGCACGCCTGAAATTCTCGCCGTTGCCAACGCAGCCATTCGCGGGAACATCAATCAGTTTTCGAAGGAACTCGCGGCAGCTCGGAAATCAGGATGCAAGCCCGTGCTCGTGACGTGCACTGATGCCTCGGAGCAGGCGGGCTTTGTGACGCAACGCGTCCTGGAATTGCGTGACGAAGGGACAAACCTCAACAGCATGGCCGTCCTGTATCGATCACATTTCCACGCGCTCGAATTGCAGCTGGAGCTGACGCGGCGCAACATCCCATTCAGCATCACAAGCGGCATTCGCTTCTTCGAGCAGGCTCATATCAAGGACGTCGCCGCGTATCTCAAACTGGTGTTGAATCCGCGCGACGAGCTTTCCTTCAAGCGGCTGGCTCAGTTGCTGCCGGGCATCGGAGGGAAGGGAGCGGACAAACTCTGGAAACGTTTTTCAGCGGAGTGGGACGCTGTTGCCGGCGGGGTCCAGAATGCGCAGCCAGAGGAATCGAAAGATGCCACAGGCGAACCTCCAAAACTTGCCGCAACCTTGCAGCGCTGCGCTGCGCTCGTTCCGAGGAAGGCGGAGGTCGCGTGGGCGCAATTCGCAACCACGTTCGCACAACTCGAGGCACCCGGCGTTCGAAGCAACGCTTCAAAGATGATTCAACTCGTGATTGAAGCGGGTTACGAGGATTACCTGGCGGAGAACTACACGAACCATGAGACGCGTGTTGACGATCTCGAACAGTTGTCGGTGTTTGCACGGCAGTTTCAGACTGTGAGCGACTTCCTCACTCAATTGGCGCTGCTCACCAATGTCGAGGCCGGCGACGATCGGCCCGCGTCGCGCGATGACGAGCAGATCCGGCTTTCGACGATTCACCAGGCAAAAGGCCTCGAGTTCGATGTCGTGTTTGTGATCATGCTCTGCGACGGCTTGTTCCCGTCGGGGCGATCGTTGGAAAACATCGAAGGCGAGGAGGAGGAGCGCCGCTTGTTCTACGTATCCGTCACGCGCGCCCGCAATGAACTGTACCTGAGCTATCCGCTGGTCCGCGCAATTGCTGGCGGATCGGGCGACATGATGCAGCAGGCTTCGCGATTCCTCCATGAGATCCCGCGTGAACTCCTGGATGAATGGAACCTGCGGCGGTATTGACCCGCGCCCCCGGGATTCAAGCGTCCAGGAATCCCCCCAGCGAAAACCGCGATCTTCTCACGACTTGATCTGAGTCAAAACACATGGCGCAGGTTCGTGTCACAGTGCGTGCATGAACGAAAAGCCGGTGATTGATGCAGCAATCGAAAAAGTTATCTCATTGGAGCAGGAAACACGCTTCGCTCCCAACGGAATTGTCAGCCGCACCTTGTTGCGAACTCCCTTCAGCCGGATTGTGCTGTTTGGATTCGCAGAAGGCCAGGAACTGACGGAGCACACGTCAACCCAGCATGCAGTCATCCAAATTGCCTCGGGCGAATGCGAGTTTTCGCTCGCTGGAAAAATTCACAATTTAAAAGCGGGCGACATGCTCTACATGCCGCCCGGTTTGCCGCATGCCGTACGCGCCACCCAGCAGTTTTCAATGCTGCTCACGCTGTCAAAGCCGGCGCCTGTTGAAGCCACCTCGCCGCTCGCGCTCAATTCCTTTGCAAAGGTTTCATGAGCACCACGGTCCTGGATTTGCGCGAAGAACTGCGCCGCGGCGGTGCTCCGTTTGACCGGATCATGGCCGCTGCAGGAGACCTCGGAATTGGCGGCTCGCTCGTCCTCATCGCGCCCTTTGAGCCCGCGCCATTGTATTCAGTCCTTGGCCGCCTGGGATTCACACATACCAGCGTTGCCAATGACGCGGGGGAGTGGGAGATCCGTTTCGTGCGCAACGCAGCGAACGGGGCGCAGGCCGAAACACCTGCGGCGAAAAGCGCGGTCGCTTCAGAACCGGCAACAAGCTGGGTTGAAATCGACGCGCGCGGTCTCCAGCCACCTGAGCCCCTGGTTAAAATCCTCGAAGCTGTCACCGATCTGCCGCACGCGACCGAATTGCGTGCGCGAACTGATCGGCGCCCCATGCATCTTTATCCGCAGCTGGAAGAACGGGGATTTTCTGGCGTTACCCATGAACAACCTGATGGAAGCTTCATTACCCATATCTGCCGCCGCTAGGCTGGGCACGGCGGCCAAAGCTCCCGCGCTTCCGGCAGTGGCGTCGATCACGCTGCCCCTGCGTTTCATGTTCGCGGGAATTCTGGCGTTGAGCGCGGGAACGGCGTGGCTGATCCTCCAGCCGTCCGTGCTCGCCACCTACCATTACAACCAGCATGTGATCGCGGTGACACATCTCTTCGTGCTGGGCTGGATTTGTTCGGTTGTCATGGGCGCCATGTATCAACTAGTTCCAGTCGCCCTGGAAACGCAACTCCACAGCGAACGCCTCGCGAAAGTTCAATTCGTGTTCCACGTGGTGGGCTTCGCCGGAATGGTTTGGATGCTGCGCGCCTGGAACATGAAACAGGTCGGGCATTTCGGCGCAATCCTTGCATTTGGAGTGCTGCTGTTCATCTACAACATTGCCCGGACGCTCTTGAAGGTTTCTCGCTGGAACGTTGTCGCGATCTCAATCGCGTCAGCCATTTTCTGGATCGGCCTCACCATTCTCGCGGGACTCTCGCTGGCCACAGCCAAGCTGCCGTTCGATCCTGAAGTTCAATCGCTTTCGATTTGGAGCCGCCTGCTCGAACCCGTCGCTGCAACTGTGCGGCAGTTCAATCCCCTGAGCGCGATGCACGCGCATGCGCACCTCGGCGCGATCGGATTCTTCGTGATGCTGATCGTGGGTGTGTCTTACAAGCTGATC
The Verrucomicrobiia bacterium DNA segment above includes these coding regions:
- a CDS encoding UvrD-helicase domain-containing protein, producing the protein MSRDYVLQPFRPAIHLEIDYANELNEQQCAAVTAPPGPSLVIAGAGSGKTRTLTYRVAYLLEQGIPPDRILLLTFTNKAAREMMRRVSDLLGQELSELWGGTFHSVGNRVLRLHAPLLGYQRDFTIMDREDSKHLITTCIAEAEIDIKATRFPKAEVLGDIFSMALNMQQAIPELLQHQYEHFEDLAAQVEKVQQHYVERKRTANAMDFDDLLALWLKLLREHADVREHYQRRFQFLLVDEYQDTNRLQSDLIDLIAERSRNVMVVGDDAQSIYAWRGANFQNILKFPDRYPGAHIYKIETNYRSTPEILAVANAAIRGNINQFSKELAAARKSGCKPVLVTCTDASEQAGFVTQRVLELRDEGTNLNSMAVLYRSHFHALELQLELTRRNIPFSITSGIRFFEQAHIKDVAAYLKLVLNPRDELSFKRLAQLLPGIGGKGADKLWKRFSAEWDAVAGGVQNAQPEESKDATGEPPKLAATLQRCAALVPRKAEVAWAQFATTFAQLEAPGVRSNASKMIQLVIEAGYEDYLAENYTNHETRVDDLEQLSVFARQFQTVSDFLTQLALLTNVEAGDDRPASRDDEQIRLSTIHQAKGLEFDVVFVIMLCDGLFPSGRSLENIEGEEEERRLFYVSVTRARNELYLSYPLVRAIAGGSGDMMQQASRFLHEIPRELLDEWNLRRY
- a CDS encoding cupin domain-containing protein codes for the protein MNEKPVIDAAIEKVISLEQETRFAPNGIVSRTLLRTPFSRIVLFGFAEGQELTEHTSTQHAVIQIASGECEFSLAGKIHNLKAGDMLYMPPGLPHAVRATQQFSMLLTLSKPAPVEATSPLALNSFAKVS
- a CDS encoding DUF2249 domain-containing protein; this translates as MSTTVLDLREELRRGGAPFDRIMAAAGDLGIGGSLVLIAPFEPAPLYSVLGRLGFTHTSVANDAGEWEIRFVRNAANGAQAETPAAKSAVASEPATSWVEIDARGLQPPEPLVKILEAVTDLPHATELRARTDRRPMHLYPQLEERGFSGVTHEQPDGSFITHICRR